One window of the Spea bombifrons isolate aSpeBom1 chromosome 8, aSpeBom1.2.pri, whole genome shotgun sequence genome contains the following:
- the IL2RG gene encoding cytokine receptor common subunit gamma codes for MGSCLFMITLLLLSLCIDCKEKTALECIVNQYKQISCLWNQHGIPSENYSLYYWFGNLVNPKASPCPQYILDGNTNIGCWFNNSVETFQSMTAVLNSSSLNQPIKKHYERLQDQVKLDPPYDLHVGNTSSLELILKWEPSLGKYPLHCVHFQVQHRSTTSAKWTEKIALTKQFSLPSFDPEKTYVFQVRSKLNDICSNAKMWSDWSPAVTWGGNFTIKAHQPLERVVKSVIIYLVSSIVLLTFLVALVRVERIWVIFVPRIPNPGKKFEELFSTYGGDFQEWIGVSKEIVDSLKHNYSEPLCTVSEDTGCNATNARNPITI; via the exons ATGGGATCGTGTCTGTTCATGATTACTCTGCTTCTCCTGAGCCTGTGCATTGactgcaaagaaaaaacag CGCTGGAGTGTATTGTCAATCAGTACAAGCAAATCTCTTGTTTATGGAATCAGCATGGAATCCCAAGTGAAAACTACTCGCTATATTACTG GTTTGGTAATTTGGTGAATCCCAAGGCGTCCCCTTGTCCCCAGTACATTCTCGATGGAAACACAAATATTGGTTGCTGGTTCAACAATAGTGTTGAAACATTCCAATCAATGACTGCGGTACTGAACAGCAGCAGCCTGAATCaacccataaaaaaacattacgaAAGATTACAAGACCAGG TGAAGTTGGATCCTCCCTATGACCTACATGTTGGGAATACAAGTAGCTTGGAATTGATTCTGAAATGGGAGCCATCCCTTGGCAAATATCCCCTGCATTGCGTCCACTTCCAGGTGCAGCATCGAAGCACGACCAGTGCAAAATGGACG GAGAAGATTGCTTTGACGAAACAGTTTTCTTTGCCCAGTTTTGATCCTGAGAAAACATATGTGTTTCAAGTGAGGAGTAAACTGAATGACATCTGTTCCAATGCAAAAATGTGGAGTGATTGGAGTCCCGCTGTCACCTGGGGGGGGAACTTCACAATAAAAG CTCATCAGCCTCTGGAAAGAGTTGTGAAAAGTGTCATTATTTACCTTGTGTCATCAATTGTGCTTTTGACTTTTCTGGTTGCCCTGGTTCGAGTGGAGAG AATTTGGGTAATATTTGTACCCAGAATTCCAAATCCTGGGAAGAAGTTTGAGGAGCTTTTCAGTACATATGGAGGAGACTTCCAG GAATGGATTGGAGTTTCCAAGGAAATTGTGGACAGTTTAAAGCACAATTATAGCGAGCCTCTGTGCACTGTAAGTGAGGACACTggctgcaatgccacaaatgccAGGAACCCAATAACTATTTGA
- the NLGN3 gene encoding neuroligin-3 isoform X2: MHVAGLSVAPGKLSLALWLLSIASRVLSSHAQVYSQTVNTHFGKLRGTRVPLPNEILGPVDQYLGVPYAAPPVGEKRFLPPEPPPSWSGIRNATHFSPVCPQNIQNAVPDIMMPVWFTSNLDTVTGYLQEQSEDCLYLNIYVPTEDVKRISKECVRKPNKKICRKGGPSAKKQGEELSDNDEDEEGDIRDTGAKPVMVYIHGGSYMEGSGNMIDGSVLASYGNVIVITLNYRVGVLGFLSTGDQAAKGNYGLLDQIQALRWVSENVAFFGGDPHRITVFGSGIGASCVSLLTLSHHSEGLFQRAIIQSGSALSSWAVNYQPVKYTRLLAEKVGCNVLDTVDMVDCLRQKSAKELVEQDIQPARYHVAFGPVIDGDVIPDDPEILMEQGEFLNYDIMLGVNQGEGLKFVENVVDAEDGVSGSDFDYSVSNFVDNLYGYPEGKDTLRETIKFMYTDWADRDNPETRRKTLVALFTDHQWVEPSVVTADLHARYGSPTYFYAFYHHCQSLMKPAWSDAAHGDEVPYVFGVPMVGPTDLFPCNFSKNDVMLSAVVMTFWTNFAKTGDPNKPVPQDTKFIHTKANRFEEVAWSKYNPRDQLYLHIGLKPRVRDHYRATKVAFWKHLVPHLYNLHDMFHYTSTTTKVPPSDTTQNSHITRRPKVWDTKRPAVSPTFNGPVSKWNPALDPVDPVVIQDPRDYSTELSVTIAVGASLLFLNVLAFAALYYRNDKRRQDTQRQPSPQRATATRDPAHSPLPPEELNSLQINAGHSECEGGGVSSHDNLRMATLPDYTLTLRRSPDDIPLMTPNTITMIPNSLVGLQSLHPYNTFSSGFNSTGLPHSHSTTRV; this comes from the exons ATGCATGTGGCGGGGCTCAGTGTGGCCCCCGGGAAGCTGAGTCTGGCCCTGTGGCTTCTGAGCATCGCTTCCCGTGTACTCTCCTCTCATGCACAGGTGTATTCTCAGACTGTGAACACACACTTCGGCAAGCTGCGTGGCACACGTGTGCCTTTGCCCAACGAAATCCTGGGCCCTGTAGATCAATATCTCGGGGTGCCTTATGCTGCACCCCCTGTTGGGGAAAAACGTTTCCTTCCTCCAGAGCCTCCCCCCTCATGGTCCGGCATAAGAAACGCTACCCACTTTTCACCCGTGTGCCCACAGAACATACAGAATGCAGTACCAGATATAATGATGCCGGTCTGGTTCACATCAAACCTGGACACTGTAACAGGCTACCTCCAAGAGCAGAGTGAGGACTGTCTGTACCTCAACATCTATGTACCTACTGAAGATG tAAAGCGGATTTCCAAGGAGTGTGTCCGAAAACCCAACAAGAAAATATGTAGGAAAGGAG GACCCAGCGCTAAGAAACAGGGGGAAGAGTTATCGGATAATGACGAAGACGAGGAAGGAG ATATCCGGGACACAGGAGCTAAACCAGTTATGGTTTATATACACGGAGGCTCCTACATGGAGGGCAGCGGAAATATGATCGATGGCAGTGTACTGGCCAGCTATGGGAATGTCATTGTCATCACCCTAAACTATCGCGTGGGAGTTTTGG GATTCTTGAGTACAGGAGATCAGGCAGCAAAGGGAAATTATGGACTCCTGGACCAAATCCAGGCACTACGTTGGGTGAGCGAGAATGTGGCATTCTTTGGTGGGGACCCCCACAGGATCACTGTGTTTGGTTCTGGCATTGGAGCATCCTGCGTCAGCCTCCTTACCCTATCTCATCATTCTGAAG GTTTGTTCCAGAGAGCAATCATCCAGAGTGGCTCAGCCCTTTCAAGTTGGGCAGTTAATTACCAGCCAGTAAAATACACAAGACTGCTTGCAGAGAAAGTGGGCTGCAATGTGCTGGACACTGTGGATATGGTGGACTGTCTTCGTCAGAAGAGTGCCAAAGAGCTGGTGGAGCAGGATATCCAACCAGCACGATATCACGTAGCCTTTGGTCCAGTGATCGACGGAGATGTAATTCCAGATGATCCAGAGATTCTGATGGAGCAAGGGGAGTTTCTCAACTATGACATAATGCTGGGGGTCAATCAGGGTGAAGGGCTTAAGTTTGTGGAGAATGTGGTCGATGCAGAAGATGGTGTTTCTGGGAGTGACTTTGATTACTCTGTGTCCAATTTTGTGGATAATCTGTATGGGTATCCAGAAGGTAAAGACACTCTTCGTGAAACCATCAAGTTTATGTACACGGACTGGGCAGACCGAGACAACCCAGAAACGAGACGCAAAACACTGGTGGCTCTCTTCACTGACCACCAATGGGTGGAACCATCTGTGGTGACTGCTGACTTACATGCCCGTTATGGCTCACCCACATATTTCTATGCCTTCTACCATCACTGCCAGAGCCTCATGAAACCAGCATGGTCTGATGCAGCTCATGGAGATGAGGTGCCCTATGTTTTTGGTGTTCCTATGGTGGGTCCAACAGACCTTTTCCCCTGTAATTTTTCCAAGAATGATGTGATGCTCAGTGCCGTAGTCATGACCTTCTGGACCAACTTTGCCAAAACTGG CGACCCCAACAAGCCTGTGCCACAGGACACCAAGTTCATCCACACTAAAGCAAATCGCTTTGAGGAGGTCGCATGGTCCAAATATAACCCACGGGACCAGCTGTACTTGCACATTGGCTTAAAACCACGGGTCCGTGATCACTATAGAGCCACCAAGGTTGCATTCTGGAAACATCTAGTACCACATCTTTATAATCTTCATGATATGTTCCATTATACCTCCACCACAACCAAGGTGCCACCATCTGACACCACTCAAAATTCCCATATCACGCGACGGCCTAAAGTCTGGGACACCAAGCGTCCAGCTGTCTCACCCACTTTCAATGGTCCAGTGTCGAAATGGAACCCTGCACTGGATCCTGTAGATCCTGTAGTTATCCAGGACCCCCGTGATTATTCCACAGAGCTAAGTGTCACAATTGCTGTGGGTGCCTCCCTTTTGTTCCTCAACGTGCTGGCATTTGCTGCATTGTACTACCGCAATGACAAGCGGCGTCAAGACACTCAGCGCCAACCTAGTCCTCAGCGGGCCACAGCCACACGGGACCCAGCCCACAGCCCTCTACCCCCTGAGGAGCTAAACTCTCTGCAGATAAATGCAGGACACTCTGAGTGTGAGGGAGGGGGTGTTTCCAGCCATGACAACCTGCGTATGGCCACACTTCCTGATTACACTCTTACTTTACGCCGCTCACCTGATGACATACCACTTATGACACCTAACACAATCACAATGATCCCCAACTCTCTGGTGGGACTGCAAAGCCTTCACCCGTACAACACCTTTTCTTCAGGCTTCAACAGCACTGGCCTCCCCCACTCACACTCCACCACTAGAGTATAG
- the NLGN3 gene encoding neuroligin-3 isoform X1, whose translation MHVAGLSVAPGKLSLALWLLSIASRVLSSHAQVYSQTVNTHFGKLRGTRVPLPNEILGPVDQYLGVPYAAPPVGEKRFLPPEPPPSWSGIRNATHFSPVCPQNIQNAVPDIMMPVWFTSNLDTVTGYLQEQSEDCLYLNIYVPTEDDIRDTGAKPVMVYIHGGSYMEGSGNMIDGSVLASYGNVIVITLNYRVGVLGFLSTGDQAAKGNYGLLDQIQALRWVSENVAFFGGDPHRITVFGSGIGASCVSLLTLSHHSEGLFQRAIIQSGSALSSWAVNYQPVKYTRLLAEKVGCNVLDTVDMVDCLRQKSAKELVEQDIQPARYHVAFGPVIDGDVIPDDPEILMEQGEFLNYDIMLGVNQGEGLKFVENVVDAEDGVSGSDFDYSVSNFVDNLYGYPEGKDTLRETIKFMYTDWADRDNPETRRKTLVALFTDHQWVEPSVVTADLHARYGSPTYFYAFYHHCQSLMKPAWSDAAHGDEVPYVFGVPMVGPTDLFPCNFSKNDVMLSAVVMTFWTNFAKTGDPNKPVPQDTKFIHTKANRFEEVAWSKYNPRDQLYLHIGLKPRVRDHYRATKVAFWKHLVPHLYNLHDMFHYTSTTTKVPPSDTTQNSHITRRPKVWDTKRPAVSPTFNGPVSKWNPALDPVDPVVIQDPRDYSTELSVTIAVGASLLFLNVLAFAALYYRNDKRRQDTQRQPSPQRATATRDPAHSPLPPEELNSLQINAGHSECEGGGVSSHDNLRMATLPDYTLTLRRSPDDIPLMTPNTITMIPNSLVGLQSLHPYNTFSSGFNSTGLPHSHSTTRV comes from the exons ATGCATGTGGCGGGGCTCAGTGTGGCCCCCGGGAAGCTGAGTCTGGCCCTGTGGCTTCTGAGCATCGCTTCCCGTGTACTCTCCTCTCATGCACAGGTGTATTCTCAGACTGTGAACACACACTTCGGCAAGCTGCGTGGCACACGTGTGCCTTTGCCCAACGAAATCCTGGGCCCTGTAGATCAATATCTCGGGGTGCCTTATGCTGCACCCCCTGTTGGGGAAAAACGTTTCCTTCCTCCAGAGCCTCCCCCCTCATGGTCCGGCATAAGAAACGCTACCCACTTTTCACCCGTGTGCCCACAGAACATACAGAATGCAGTACCAGATATAATGATGCCGGTCTGGTTCACATCAAACCTGGACACTGTAACAGGCTACCTCCAAGAGCAGAGTGAGGACTGTCTGTACCTCAACATCTATGTACCTACTGAAGATG ATATCCGGGACACAGGAGCTAAACCAGTTATGGTTTATATACACGGAGGCTCCTACATGGAGGGCAGCGGAAATATGATCGATGGCAGTGTACTGGCCAGCTATGGGAATGTCATTGTCATCACCCTAAACTATCGCGTGGGAGTTTTGG GATTCTTGAGTACAGGAGATCAGGCAGCAAAGGGAAATTATGGACTCCTGGACCAAATCCAGGCACTACGTTGGGTGAGCGAGAATGTGGCATTCTTTGGTGGGGACCCCCACAGGATCACTGTGTTTGGTTCTGGCATTGGAGCATCCTGCGTCAGCCTCCTTACCCTATCTCATCATTCTGAAG GTTTGTTCCAGAGAGCAATCATCCAGAGTGGCTCAGCCCTTTCAAGTTGGGCAGTTAATTACCAGCCAGTAAAATACACAAGACTGCTTGCAGAGAAAGTGGGCTGCAATGTGCTGGACACTGTGGATATGGTGGACTGTCTTCGTCAGAAGAGTGCCAAAGAGCTGGTGGAGCAGGATATCCAACCAGCACGATATCACGTAGCCTTTGGTCCAGTGATCGACGGAGATGTAATTCCAGATGATCCAGAGATTCTGATGGAGCAAGGGGAGTTTCTCAACTATGACATAATGCTGGGGGTCAATCAGGGTGAAGGGCTTAAGTTTGTGGAGAATGTGGTCGATGCAGAAGATGGTGTTTCTGGGAGTGACTTTGATTACTCTGTGTCCAATTTTGTGGATAATCTGTATGGGTATCCAGAAGGTAAAGACACTCTTCGTGAAACCATCAAGTTTATGTACACGGACTGGGCAGACCGAGACAACCCAGAAACGAGACGCAAAACACTGGTGGCTCTCTTCACTGACCACCAATGGGTGGAACCATCTGTGGTGACTGCTGACTTACATGCCCGTTATGGCTCACCCACATATTTCTATGCCTTCTACCATCACTGCCAGAGCCTCATGAAACCAGCATGGTCTGATGCAGCTCATGGAGATGAGGTGCCCTATGTTTTTGGTGTTCCTATGGTGGGTCCAACAGACCTTTTCCCCTGTAATTTTTCCAAGAATGATGTGATGCTCAGTGCCGTAGTCATGACCTTCTGGACCAACTTTGCCAAAACTGG CGACCCCAACAAGCCTGTGCCACAGGACACCAAGTTCATCCACACTAAAGCAAATCGCTTTGAGGAGGTCGCATGGTCCAAATATAACCCACGGGACCAGCTGTACTTGCACATTGGCTTAAAACCACGGGTCCGTGATCACTATAGAGCCACCAAGGTTGCATTCTGGAAACATCTAGTACCACATCTTTATAATCTTCATGATATGTTCCATTATACCTCCACCACAACCAAGGTGCCACCATCTGACACCACTCAAAATTCCCATATCACGCGACGGCCTAAAGTCTGGGACACCAAGCGTCCAGCTGTCTCACCCACTTTCAATGGTCCAGTGTCGAAATGGAACCCTGCACTGGATCCTGTAGATCCTGTAGTTATCCAGGACCCCCGTGATTATTCCACAGAGCTAAGTGTCACAATTGCTGTGGGTGCCTCCCTTTTGTTCCTCAACGTGCTGGCATTTGCTGCATTGTACTACCGCAATGACAAGCGGCGTCAAGACACTCAGCGCCAACCTAGTCCTCAGCGGGCCACAGCCACACGGGACCCAGCCCACAGCCCTCTACCCCCTGAGGAGCTAAACTCTCTGCAGATAAATGCAGGACACTCTGAGTGTGAGGGAGGGGGTGTTTCCAGCCATGACAACCTGCGTATGGCCACACTTCCTGATTACACTCTTACTTTACGCCGCTCACCTGATGACATACCACTTATGACACCTAACACAATCACAATGATCCCCAACTCTCTGGTGGGACTGCAAAGCCTTCACCCGTACAACACCTTTTCTTCAGGCTTCAACAGCACTGGCCTCCCCCACTCACACTCCACCACTAGAGTATAG